TCACTCCATTTTTGGTGATCAAAGACCTTACCTGCATTTTAAGTATGTTTTGTGTACCAGCACCATCTCAGTGCTTCCTTCCCTTACCAGGATTGATATTCATCGGAAGGAGAATGCTGGTGCGGCCGAAAAGCCCATCACAGTTCACTCCACGCCTGAGGGCTGTTCGGCTGCCTGTAAAACCATCATGGAGATCATCCAGAAGGAGGCACAAGACACCAATTTGTGAGTTCTGCTCAATTGCTTACCCCTTCATAACAAAATACTGaagttggtggggggggtggggagtgccAGTAAAAAGCTAAGGTGTAAGTGGAATTAGGTAGTCCAGTTAGCACCTGTGTGAATGTTTTGCCCAGTGATCACACAACTTGCATTGGGTAGATACAAGTTGGGTCAAGTTGTACAGCCCTGTAAAGAAATGTTAGAATTCAGCTGCCTATGAACAGCGTTCATAGGTTTGGCAGCATATTGTAGCTATCGGGGCACTGAACGTGAATAAACGTGAATAAATGGTTTTGGTGGATTGCACTTGGATTGTACACAGCGggatgagatggggggggggggggcttacccAGAAGACTCATACCATGACCAGTAACATACTCCTCAGTGGGTCTGCCAGCCATTGGATTTGCTTTTATACTGTGGGCTGCATTTCTACAAACCTGTTTGCGTGTCTTGTATACCTgtgtgaaaaggaaaaggaaaacccTGTGGGGTGATATCGTGTCTACCTGGGAAATGTTatgatcaattttattttcacgCAGGGTGTTTTTGGGTTTGAAGTTAAATCATAATCACCCGGGCAATCATGAACACTCAAATCCTATTCCGATTTGTTTCAGCACTGAAGAAATTCCTCTGAAGATCCTTGCGCACAACAACTTTGTTGGCCGACTGATCGGCAAAGAAGGAAAGAACCTGAAGAAGATCGAGCAGGACACAAATACAAAGATTACCATTTCCCCGTACGTTGCCACCCACACCTTACTCTTCCACTCTTTCAGCATTTCAGCTAAAAGGCCCAGAATGAACCCCGCTCCTCTGGCGTGCTCTTAGTCTGCAGGACCTGTCACTGTATAACCCGGAGAGAACCATCACTGTGACGGGGACTATCGAGGCGTGCGCCCGAGCTGAGGAGGAGGTCATGAAGAAGATCAGGGAGTCTTACGAAAACGACATGGCTGCTCTCAATGTAAGTATGTTGGGCTGCAATAATATTTTCTCAAGTGGTCCTGAAGCGTATAGCAACAAGGAGTTACAGAATTTCTTTTCCACCAGCTTGGAAACTGAAACCTGAAAAATGAGTGGTTCCCATTAGGTCAGTTGCTTCAATTAATCCATTGAGACTTGATTTGGAACACAGCTGAGGACTCCTGCAGATCCTAAATGCTTTGTAATTACTTTATATTGACTCAATATGTTGGCAAACCTATGCAATGCAGcctctctgtttgtttttgccattgtctgttgccatggtgttgGCACTGACGTAGCGTATGCTCTTCTCCACAGCTCCAGTCAGATTTGATCCCAGGGCTGAACCTGAATGCGCTGGGTCTGTTCCCCTCCTCGTCCTCTGTCATGGCCCCCTCCATGATGGCAGCACCCTCAATGGGAGGGCAGTCCGTGCACTCTTCCTTCTCAGTGAGTGGTTTGTCTCCTGCCCCTCAGTGCACAAGGGAGTATGATTGTGTTTGAGGTGTTTTAGGTGTTAGGTTTTTGAGGTGTTTAGGTGATAGGTGTTTGAGGTGTTTAGGTGTTAGGTGTTTGAGGTGTTGGGTAGGCAGTCTAATGTGTACATCCCCCCTGTGTTCAGTGATACGAGGTAACTGAGGGCGTGTAATGTGTACCTTTCTCCTGTAGAGCCCATTTGGGATCGATGCATTTTGGGCATCCACAGTGTCAGTGGGCAGCCATGCCCCTGGTGTAAGTGACCCCTCCCAGAGTGCTTTGCATGGCTCTGCCTGGCTGCTCTATAGATGGAATGTAGGAAGATTATGTTGGTCTTTCACAAACTCCCAGGTCCCCAACTGCCATAATTTTTGCCAAATGGATATAACCGGAAGTGAGTCACTGGAATATGGCACTGCACCTTTGGACTATATACATTATAATCTAGTATTGCCTTCCCTTAtccaaatgtaggctacttttccAAGATGGAATAAGATGGCAAATGatcaaatctttaaaaaaaaaaaaaaaaaaaaaaaaaaaaaaaaaaccttactgGCTGGAAGAAGAGTCTTGCATTTGCAGTATTTACTTTAATTTTGCATTGGCTTTCTTGCTTGGTATCACTTAAGTGTGCAACAAAAATTAACTTGCTATTGGAATAGTTTATTACTGAAGTGGACACATCCACAGTGATACTTGAACAGCATCAACAATTCTCTAGGAAATAATTCAAGTTGAATCTAATACTGTAAGTATTTGGCTGTTCTGTTGCTATTCCTGATGTtaatagctagctaggtagtatCCCTGCTAACAtaaaacattctcacaatgtttctgtaatGTAGTGgtaatgttataacattgacatAACTTTCCAGTGACACTATGAGAACATTTTGTTAGCTGGGTGAGAGCTACATGCCATcatcacacattttaatttctacAGCTGCCTGGTTTGCTAGCTAGATTGCTTCCATTATAACACCTACATATTCGCAGCTGACTATACTTCAGATGTTCATTATAATAATGGGCTAGTTTGAAAGCTTCCTTACCATTAACTCTTTGAGAATTGTGAAGTGTACCAAGCTGGATTGTTAGTGACATGTTTTCATTCATACAGCTAATTACCTAGCTTACTACACTCCTAGCATTTCATTCTGCAGTAACTAGCCAGCCAGTGTCCTGCTAATTGCTTGGGGCTTTTCATTGCAGTTGCgcaaacattcattaaaaaaaaaaaaaaaaaaaaaaaaaatcatactttAATTTCAAATGTCATGCATATTTCTTTTGTAGTGAATTACAAACGTAATATGATCAGctgcattttctgtaatgtactGCACCACAATCAATACCGGTGTTGTGTATTCCAAAATGCAGAACTACTTTGGGAGCGTGGCCTACTAATTATATGTGCATCAGGTGTACTGATACATTTTGGGGTCTCACATCATCAGAGCACAACAAATGATCTTATCAGCCTGGTGTACTGCTGTACAAGGTTGCACATTATACTGCTGTGGCTGTTAGGTGATGCAATTGAGTAAAATTATTTGAACTGAATTGGGGGGAACTGACTAAATAGACCTTTTTGGCTCAAGCTAGTGTTGTGttcaatgtatttttagttttacggatatatatatatttatatatatatatatatatatatatatatataatgtgtggaTATGGATGTTTCCTGTCCGTACACTGCTTTAGTTAGTGTACAGGAAAATGCAAAGCGAGAGACTGGATTGCAGGgttggtggggtggtggtggctCGTTGTGGTATACAGTATGCCGCACCCCTCGGCCTCCCAGTTCCCTCTTATTTGCAGCTTGAGCTGGGCTACCCCCCCTGAGTGCTTCGCTTAAGTATGCTGCTCGCTTGCACTGAAATTGCCTGGTTTCCCAAACAGCTTAGTACATTAAAGGTGCCAAGaatctgcgtttgtgtgtaatCTTACAGTGTAGATATGTGGCAGAGAGAAGTGCACCCTTCGGTCCACAGCTCGACTCAACCACCCAAGTGCACTTACGTCAAACAGAATGTGAGACTTATGTAACCTTGAGCTCCgtcttgtggttttttttttttgttccccctgAGTTAATCACGTCTGCAGTGCATGCTTGAGCATGTTTCAGAGTTACTGGATAAACATACATGAAGGAGGGGAACCTCTTGAAACAGTTATTGTTTTCCAGCAGCGATTTCCGGTCCTCCTTTGGGTATTTccttgtgtgtgctggtttgagTCGCAGCTGTACCCACTTAATCGTGTTTTATAGAGCTCTTACTCGGGagataatttttattttatagttttcAACAGTTATCTTCTATAATTCATTTGTGTAATGAACTTTGTATTGAAGATATAATTGTGGGACAAAgaggaaattaatttcacatcTCTTTGGTCGAATTGTAtcttttacattatatatatattttagtcaAAGTGATTTATTGCAATGAAATTGCTCTTGTGTTGATTTATTGCCACGGGGCCTGtagcaattaaataattaagtgtGTTCACTCAACTGCTTCTCTCGCcagtttcagtggaaaaaaggTACCATTATTTTTAGAACAGaagttcctttttttgtttcatttgcgGTGAACGTCCAGCATATGACCGTCACATGATCCAAACCCAGATCAGTATTCAGTCAAAAACTAGCCCAAACCTACTAACTAGATGCAGGGCTCTACTAGGACCAGAGTTTGGAAGTACTGTTTTGTATTCCTTATATATGAGTCCTGGTGGTTTATCACAAGATTTCAATGAGGAAAAACCTAAATCCACCACCTCAGAGATTAGGACTCTTAACTTTAATGTGACGCATACTGTATCCCTTTATCCATTCATACTGCTTGAACTGGTGACTGGTGGGTGTGAGCTTATGACTGCAGAACTATGGGTTATATATGGAACAGTAGTCCGACAGTGATGAGCCTACATCCTTGTTTCGGATTCTTTGGATGCGGGCTCAATTTGAGCTGATCGGCTTCTCTGCTTGGCCACCACTTCTTTGTACCTGAATGTATGATTTACGAAGATGATAAAAAATTAGGCCTACCttaaacagcatattttttttgataTTGATAATGATTGGCAGCCAAAGTATTCTATAGAGGTTAATGAGTATTAGAATTGGAATAGAAGGTGTAACGTTTCACTGTAGAATATTCTGTGCCATTCTGAAATCGGACCCTGAAGGTTCCATGATGCAGGGCAAAACTGTCTGAAATCCTGAGCTTAAAGCTCAGCTTAGCTGAAATGGAGATTCTGTGCTTCCCGGCCAtgttcaccccctccccccacctgctGCTCACCCAGGAGGGCGTCATAGTGCTTTCCTGTTTGTCTGCTAGGAATCTCAGAGTTGAACTGGATAACAATTTGCCCTTTCCTCGCCACCTATTCAGCCCTGCTTAGTCTAGGACCTGGCAATTTCTGGAGTATCTGGAGTACTGCAACTACCTTCTCAATGGGCTGCTTGCCTCCAACATAAGCAGCTTAAAAATACTGTTGCTCGCCTCATCTACAACCCAAGGCTCAGAAATGTCAGTTCTTTTCTCATCTACTTCCACTGGCTACCAATATTGGCTCAGATCAAATTCAAAACTACAGTGCTAGCCTACCGGGCAGCTGAAGGGACCACTCCATTGTATGTTGATAAGATTATCGGACTTTACACACCAGCCAGGCCTCTTCTGCTATCTTTGGTGACGTGGCTACCCGTGCTCGTGCCTTTCTGAGtaatgtctcctgtctgttttggccccctggtggtggaatgTGGTCCTCACTGCAGTCAGTGCAGCAGAAACTCCACCCATCTTCTCATGCAGACTGAAGAGCCAGCTGTTTAGActgcaccatggctcccctgacctTCTTTAGCCTATCACCAtattttctttggatttccATTGGGAATAATGTTATAGACATAGCTGTGAAGATAGGTTAGCTGTATAGTGGCATTTACAACACTagttgttggtttgtttggttCACTTTactttatgtattttaaatgggCCTTCTTAGCTGCCTTCAGTATTGACATTGAACTTTTTGTACTCCTGAGAGTGAAattgatgttctccacttttataagtcactctggataagagtatctgcagAGTGATTGTAGTGCAATTGATGTAGGCTTGTCTCTAGTGAATTAGGATGGGCTTGgttatttcatgtttcaatCTGAAAactgctcctccctcctgtTTCTTAATCTTCTGTTACCTCTGTACAGCCACCAGAATCAGAGACTGTACACCTGTTCATCCCAGCACTGGCTGTAGGAGCCATAATAGGAAAACAGGGCCAGCACATCAAGCAGCTGTCGCGACTTACAGGAGCATCCATCAAGGTACGTGAGTCAGTAGTACTGCCATTGGTATGAAGTACGGGATGTAACATAAAATGCCTTTAACATCTCTAATTAAACTAAATGTTACATTTGACATGTATccaataaataattatacacACCTATATTTATGAGGCTGTCGAAACCATCTTATGCTGTCCTAAATTTATGTACTATAAGAAAACATCAatgtttaaacatgtttttaatgtttcataataataaaaaaaaaacctcatagTATTTAGTCTTATGTATTAAATTATTACATTCCTCGTATGTCTATACGTTTTATGTGACATGGATTAATTCACATTCAAGTCACATTTATCACCCTGTACATTGGAGTTTCATTTGGTTTGGGGcctgtaaatatatatgaaaataaataaaaatgctttttatttaatagacttaattaatgtaatgtgtggTTCCAGATTGCTCCTGCTGATGGACCTGATACCAACCAGAGAATGGTGATCATTACTGGCCCAGCAGAGGCTCAGTTCAAGGTCTGTCTGAGAGTTCCTTCATATCCTTTTCTCTGTTACATCTACTGAATGTTCTGTACCAACTGTGCTTTTTCTGAAGATGcccatgtatttgtttatttagccAATGCTTAAAGAGAAACTGTCATGATAATAGGACATTCAGTACATCATGGAAGCAGAAAGGGACATTTACACTGACAGTAAATGGGTGGAAAAAACagtactaaaataaaatgacagaaaaaatgaTGATTGATCGTCATGATAATTGAGCCTAATATGTATCCACATTTGTAACAATGTTATCTTGCAACGTAACTACAATGGTTACTAATGGGTCTGAAAAAAGCAGTTGCATGCCATCGAAACTCACAGTGTAGCGATTCCAACCCCTCTGCAGGCTCAGGGAAGGATTTTTGGAAAGCTGAAAGAGGAGAACTTCTTTGGACCCAAGGAGGAAGTGAAGCTGGAGGCCCAAATTAAAGTGCCATCATCTGCTGCTGGCAGGGTAATAGGCAAAGGTGGCAAAACGGTAAGTCAGCCTGTTGCATGATCCTCTGAGAAGTAGTGTGAGGGGTGAGTGAAAAGTTTCACATCCCAGATGGTTCCTGACCACACAGGCCTTTTGGCTAATTCTTTTGCATTTGCCCCATGTTTAAATCTGTTGTTGTAGGTCTCCTAATTAAGATAGGTTTGAGTACAGAAGTAGTGTGGAGAACATACCAAACTGCTCAAATAAATTGCACGGCATTTTGTTTACCTCATATGCAGTTAATTGGAACCTAATTAGCGATGGCCTATgacttttttgtaatttatattattattattattgttattattattttattctttttttttatttcatgctttTCTGAAATCAGACTTGTGAGTCTGTACAACTATCATTAATATTATGGGTATTTAAGATTCCCAAGATGTCTGCCATCCTTCCAGTAAATAGAGGTTCTCAGGGCAGCCTGAGGAGCCCATGGGAGTGAGCATGCTAGTAGTGCTATTGCTAAATGTTAAAGCCGTCTGgttcatttaaatatgcagtTCAGTAATCACAGATATATTCTTCCAGGTGAATGAGCTGCAAAACCTATCTAGTGCAGAGGTGGTTGTCCCAAGAGATCAGACACCAGATGAGAATGATCAAGTCATCGTCAAAATCACTGGTCACTTCTATGCCAGTCAggtagtttattattttttttattgaaatggaatatatgtgcatgtatttatgtaatatttGGATGATCACACACAGTTTAATAATTTTTGGGagaaagactttttttcttgatttggttaaattgcacatttgcatgcactttatgaattttggtttcaccatgtagaaattacagcactttttatacatttgacCCCCTATTTCacggcaccataatgtttgagacgtatgttatgtaaatgaaagtagtaatgtttagtactttgtcacatatcctttgcatggaatgactgcttgaagtctgtgacccttagacatcaccaggtgctgagcaTCTTCCAAAAGGAACTGTCCAAGATCCAAAAcaccccccctcatctgtgaaacatggtggtgggggtgttacggTTTGGGCATGAATAATTGCGGTACTGACTCACTTAAAtggcaaatggtaaatggactgcatttatatagcgcttttatccaaagcgctttacaattgatgcctctcattcgccagagcagttaggggttaggtgttttgctcaaggacacttcgacacgcccaggtgcggggtttgaaccggcaaccctccgactgccagacaatcgctcttacctcctgagctatgtcgcccctgcaACATAGCTCATGATgttgatgtaactgctgatagcagcagcagaatgaattctcaAGTGTATAGAAGTACTTATCTGCTCatgttcaagcaaatgcctccaaattcaGTGGATGGTGCTTGGACGTGTAGTTTAATCGCATgctttttaatttgctttattacaAATCagaattgtgaagtacagagccaaatcaagaaaataagtCTTATTcgaacattatggagctcatatatatatatatatatatttggttgATAACCTAACGATGGTAAAATGTACTCTGGTTGCCTCCCAAGTTAGTTTCTCACACTTTTATAAATGTCATATGTGATGTTAAGTGTATCGTGAAATATCAGATGGCACgtgacacattttgttttcccttctccctcttgCAGCTTGCTCAGCGAAAAATTCAGGAAATCTTGTCCCAGGTACAACGGCAGCAGCAGAAACCCATGCCTGGGGGCCAGCCCCCCCAGAGGAGGAAGTAGCAGGGATTTGAGGCAATACCTAAGCTCATCAAGGAGATAGACAGCAGACCAAAGAGGAAGGAGTGGCTTTTAACCGCAGCGAGGATGACGAAGGagctctctcctcccccttgcCACCCATGGTGCTGCCCCTTAGTGACGGCTTCAAGTACCCTGCTGGGCTGGACTCAGCCCCAATGAACTTCAGGaaatgaggggaggggaggggaagggggggggtttagggtgGGGCAAAAGAATGAAAGACCTCTTTGCTGCCCTGCTGCTGTTCTTTAATTGCCACCTCACTCCCCCAACAGGATTTGTCCTTCTGAATGGTGTGTTATAGGTTAATGACGCTTTCTCTTTTGATCTCTGTGGattgtgaaaaaaacatttctctcaTAGCTCCTTATGTCAGGGTGGGTTAAGGAGGGGGGGTTtgtaaagggggtgggggtggggaagggggtaCCATAGAATACCCGCTATAGCGGAAATGGGAAGTATCTTGTCCCAGTATTGATAGTGGCATTTTATAAATTCAGGTGGATTTTATATGTGCATACAACCACCATCGGAGTAACCTAGAGGGATGTGTTGAATGGTGTTGGCCAGGGAATACAGTTAATATACTTTCTACTAAACTACCTCAGGCTTAATAcctcagaacaaaaaaaaatatatgtgtatatgagaaatgtttgttttgatttgcgttgtggtatttttatatactttataaAGCTAATATTTCTTGagcgttttatttttataagaaaATTATAAATTTGATCAGCTCAACtcctgttttacacacacatgtacatgtaatGAGCATGTATAGATAAGTATGTGTACATGAGATATTTAGCAGGGATGAAAAGTTGCAGCACCTTTGAGTGTTGTATTAAATTGCTTCCATTTTCCTATGGTTCTCGGTTCTCTGGACAGTACATTTTGCAAAATTTAAACATGCCCAGGAATAACATTGCATTTGGCATCAGTGCTATTTTTTGGGGGTTTAGTTTGGAGATTGTGACAGTTAGAAATGAGTGTTTATGTTGTAATGTTGGTTTTGAGTGGGTTGTGATGGTGGTGGTAAGAAGTCAGGATTTAGGATGGTTGGTGGTGGTCCTCTGGACCATTGCCCACCTCTGCCTCCTTTCTAAAGTGATCAGTTTGACAGAGagaacatttgtttatttggactTTGACCCGAttacacgtttaaaaaaaaaataaaaataaaaactttttagaTGTTAGACTACCGCAAGTACACCGCTTCATAGTTTAATTTCAGTTGTTACTTGCTGTATTGGGGGGGAAAGATTTTTTTGATCACATTATGATTTAAAGGTGTGTCTGCTGCATGATAAGTGTATACTCCCAGCTATTGTAaaaggcaggcaggcaagcCTTCCCTCATGGGCTTGCTCTCCAGGGCAGTCATGTTTGGATACTTGCATAGTAgtttaaattcttattttaatcCAAAAGGCAAGAATAGAACTTAAGAAATGAAATTTTTAACCAACTTGTTTCGTGCAGAATGACTTGATTAGCGAACATTGTGCATtcgtgcttttttttctccctttttaaaTGGCGGAAGTTGATCTACCTCAGTTGTAGCGGCGTAATGGTCCACATGGTGGCGCCTCTCGCCCCCCGGTTACCTCTGTCCTTCGGGATGCCTCTGCATGAGAAAAAGTGCATCGTGTTGCACAGACAGGAGGGGCACGTGTGTTGTTTTTGATCTACCTCTTAGTCACATGTCGATTTAGAGGCGTATTTCTACTCAAGGTTTAGGATAACTTCCCAAAAATTCTTGTTTGACAGATCAGAACTGAAAGGACAGTAATCACAATTACCTGATGTTTGCCTGCATTTAGTAATcgatttttaaatgttgtagtTTTAGAATATGTTCATAATTGGCTACGGCTTTCACATAAGGGTAGACTGACTTGTACTTGGACAAATAAATGTTCAGTTGTTCAACTCCGAAGTATGCTTTTGGAACAGACAAAGGTCTGCCTTTTGTTtcctgctttgtttgtttttttttgtttgtttttgggttgctgcatttctttctctttcaattgaactttttctttttgcataaCTTGGCTGTAAGGTGTGAAATCTTTATTTAATGACTGGATTTGGGGAATGGTTAGGAAGCAGTGATGATCATGATCCTGTTAAGCATGAATCATTCCTTCAGACTACTTGTGGCCCTAATGCATCTCCACTTGTCAAATGCCTCCGAATAAAGACAGGTGTTCTCCAGATGTTGCCTCTGTATTTACTCgtttttaaattgtgtgtttgctggtttcCTTTTCAGGCGGCGAATGGTGGTACTTGCGGTGTTGGGGATGTGGAACCCCAGAGGTTGCCGGTTTAATTCAGCGTGGCCATGATACTTTACTTaaggttgtttttaaatgaaactaatGGAGAAATGTATGATTCCCAACACTGTAGCAGAGACCTGGCCAGGatatttgcaaatataattGAAGTTATATCTAAGCCACATTAGTCCCTTTCACTACTTAGTTTTCATGTAAAATTGTAACTGAGGAGGGGTTTTGACCTGCCAACCCTCATCCTAAATATTGATTTGCTTTGTACTATAAACCATACAGATTAAGAGATGTAGAAGTAATGTATTTGTGTACATCCACTGACCTCCTGAATACACCACTGTGTCGCCCCCACCTGGTGATTCACAGAAGCTACTTTCAAAACGCTGCACACCATCAGAGACTAAGAATGGAAGTGCTAGTAACTTATTAAATCAAGCTTATTTAATAAACATGGCCATATGTGAGATGGGAAATTTTGTTAGGACATtgaaagaccaaaaaaaagttacatttcctACCTTTTTACAACCCTTCTATCCCACAATCCCTGTTGCTGATGTCATAtgatcctggagggccactgtgTATGCATTTCCCCCTGGCTCAGCAGACCAATGCTTGTTCACTTGTAGATTAGACCAGAGTAAAACCTTTTGTAATGACACAAGGACAGTCTTCATGAGCTGTCACTTATATTGCTCATCACTTAGCaagtaatgcaattaaaatgtcagaCCATATACATGATTGAACTTTGAATGAAatcccccccttctccacccttGGTCTAAAGGGCTAACTTTGTAACTCTTACAGCAGTGTCCTCATCATTGCTGAAGGGCATTGGTTTAGAGCTTGGCCCAGAGGAAAACTGCCCCTTACTGGGCCATGGGAAAATGTCCCAATTTTCGCTTTCCATTCAAGTACTAACCAAGTCCAGAAACATTTCTCTTCAACCATCAGCAAGCAGGGTTGCATAGCTATTGATATTTGTTAAGTTTATGAATAtggagtttaaaaaagaattttatttaaagaaacattGATTGCAATGAGCCAGATTAAAACCATTTATGAAAATCTTTACTTCAGTACACCAAGTTGGACCTTCTTTCCTGGGTCTGGTTTTTTGTGAACATTCATTCCACATGTTTGTATTAAAGTTCCAACCATCCTTTTTAATAGTGGAATTCACTTAAGTAGAACTATATGGTCTAAAAGGACAATTCAGCCTTCTATACAAATTTGGCactcaaattttaaaatgaaattaggaAATATTTAGTGTCATTTAATACACAATGCTTcacaatgtttaaatattttatttaaatccataTCCACaaaccaaaaactggaaaaaaacaaaaaacaatcctTTGCCCATTCACCTTACTAAGTAGAACTTCTCTTAAACTGTCACAATACTCAAAACTGGTGTGCCAAAACGTACAGACAACCAAACGGCATATAAATGTCATCCATCCAGGTCAAAACCTGCTAAAGAGCAACACCCACTCCGATGTACAACTGTTCCGTTAATGAACTCTATCAAGGGATTACTGTCCAAAAAGGAGTCGTCTGCGAAGTGATTCACATCCAAGGTCAAATCccaacatgacattttaactGTCTTTGACTGCAGTGCAAAG
This window of the Anguilla anguilla isolate fAngAng1 chromosome 1, fAngAng1.pri, whole genome shotgun sequence genome carries:
- the LOC118213697 gene encoding insulin-like growth factor 2 mRNA-binding protein 3 isoform X2, with translation MNKLYIGNLSEEASSVELESIFEEWKIPISSPFLVKTGYAFVDCPDEKCAMKAIDALSGKVELHGKVIEVEYSVPKRQRSSKLQIRNVPPHLPWEVLDGLLAEHGTVETCEQVNTETETAVVNVKYATKEQARQAMEKLNGHLMEDYALKVTYIPDETAQQDAPQAGRRGPGPRGSPRQGSPGVGPGARPKLQPDVPLRMLVPSQFVGAIIGREGATIRNVTKQTQSKIDIHRKENAGAAEKPITVHSTPEGCSAACKTIMEIIQKEAQDTNFTEEIPLKILAHNNFVGRLIGKEGKNLKKIEQDTNTKITISPLQDLSLYNPERTITVTGTIEACARAEEEVMKKIRESYENDMAALNLQSDLIPGLNLNALGLFPSSSSVMAPSMMAAPSMGGQSVHSSFSPPESETVHLFIPALAVGAIIGKQGQHIKQLSRLTGASIKIAPADGPDTNQRMVIITGPAEAQFKAQGRIFGKLKEENFFGPKEEVKLEAQIKVPSSAAGRVIGKGGKTVNELQNLSSAEVVVPRDQTPDENDQVIVKITGHFYASQLAQRKIQEILSQVQRQQQKPMPGGQPPQRRK
- the LOC118213697 gene encoding insulin-like growth factor 2 mRNA-binding protein 3 isoform X1 yields the protein MNKLYIGNLSEEASSVELESIFEEWKIPISSPFLVKTGYAFVDCPDEKCAMKAIDALSGKVELHGKVIEVEYSVPKRQRSSKLQIRNVPPHLPWEVLDGLLAEHGTVETCEQVNTETETAVVNVKYATKEQARQAMEKLNGHLMEDYALKVTYIPDETAQQDAPQAGRRGPGPRGSPRQGSPGVGPGARPKLQPDVPLRMLVPSQFVGAIIGREGATIRNVTKQTQSKIDIHRKENAGAAEKPITVHSTPEGCSAACKTIMEIIQKEAQDTNFTEEIPLKILAHNNFVGRLIGKEGKNLKKIEQDTNTKITISPLQDLSLYNPERTITVTGTIEACARAEEEVMKKIRESYENDMAALNLQSDLIPGLNLNALGLFPSSSSVMAPSMMAAPSMGGQSVHSSFSSPFGIDAFWASTVSVGSHAPGPPESETVHLFIPALAVGAIIGKQGQHIKQLSRLTGASIKIAPADGPDTNQRMVIITGPAEAQFKAQGRIFGKLKEENFFGPKEEVKLEAQIKVPSSAAGRVIGKGGKTVNELQNLSSAEVVVPRDQTPDENDQVIVKITGHFYASQLAQRKIQEILSQVQRQQQKPMPGGQPPQRRK